The following coding sequences are from one Anas acuta chromosome 15, bAnaAcu1.1, whole genome shotgun sequence window:
- the EMP2 gene encoding epithelial membrane protein 2 has protein sequence MLILLAFIIVFHITSAALLFISTIDNAWWVGDNFSTDVWRMCTTNTSTCRAITDQFREYQSIQAVQASMILSTIFCCVAFLVFILQLFRLKQGERFVLTSIIQLLSCLCVMIAASIYTDRHEELHKSNEYIPEVSEGQYGYSFVLAWIAFAFTLISGIMYLILRKRK, from the exons ATGTTGATTCTTCTGGCTTTCATTATTGTGTTTCACATAacctcagcagcactgctgttcaTCTCAACTATTGACAAT gcCTGGTGGGTAGGAGATAATTTTTCTACAGATGTCTGGAGAATGTGTACCACAAACACTAGCACCTGCAGAGCTATAACTGATCAATTCAGAG agtatCAATCAATTCAGGCTGTTCAGGCCTCCATGATCCTATCTACTATTTTCTGTTGCGTGgcttttctggttttcattctTCAACTCTTCCGTCTAAAGCAAGGAGAAAGATTTGTGTTAACCTCTATTATCCAGCTCCTGTCAT GTCTGTGTGTTATGATTGCAGCTTCCATTTATACAGATAGGCATGAAGAACTGCACAAGAGCAATGAATATATCCCTGAAGTTTCTGAAGGCCAATATGGCTATTCCTTCGTCTTAGCCTGGATTGCATTTGCCTTTACTCTGATCAGCGGCATTATGTACCTAATATTAAGGAAGCGTAAATAA